A single region of the Cinclus cinclus chromosome 10, bCinCin1.1, whole genome shotgun sequence genome encodes:
- the LOC134047937 gene encoding intestinal-type alkaline phosphatase-like — MAASGDRGRVGQWGKSLRWFLSNTGLQKTMLISKGFLVLRGDAEKTPGYWNKGARRRLELALALQPAAQRAKNIILFMGDGMGLSTMSAARIYKGQLAGGSGEESILAMETFPHMALAKTYTIDRQVPDSAATGTAYLCGVKANAKTLGLSGAAVYGKCHTTFGNEVDSVLHRARLAGKSVGIVTTTRVQHASPGAAYAHSASRGWYADANMPKEALRDGCKDIAYQLVHNTDINVILGGGRMYMTPKQTLDPEYPEDPDQNGTRKDGRDLIAEWLSAKQGARYVWDKKGLDAVEADSVSHLMGLFEPKDMRYELNRNTSTDPSIVEMTEKAIRILRRNPNGFFLFVEDDHIPHAGGRIDHGHHSGRAKQALMEAVMLDRAVARAGELTSPADTLTVVTADHSHVFTFGGSTPRGNSIFGLAPKKAKDKRAYTSILYGNGPGYSIRDGARPAASLPAAEDKDYRQQAAVPLETETHSGEDVVVLAQGPMAHLFHGVQEQHYIAHAMAYAACLEPYATEPGCRATRRASHGTQCSPQPLLALLALCMAALIVRG; from the exons ATGGCAGCTTCTGGTGACAGGGGACGTGTGGGACAGTGGGGTAAGAGCCTCCG GTGGTTTCTGAGCAATACTGGTCTGCAGAAGACCATGCTGATCTCCAAGGGTTTCCTGGTCCTCCGTGGGG ATGCTGAGAAGACCCCAGGCTACTGGAATAAAGGTGCCAggaggaggctggagctggccctggccttgcagccagcagcacagcgGGCCAAAAACATCATTCTCTTCATGGGTGACG GCATGGGGCTGTCCACCATGTCAGCCGCTCGGATCTACAAGGGGCAGTTGGCCGGTGGCTCAGGCGAGGAGAGCATCTTGGCCATGGAGACTTTTCCCCACATGGCCCTGGCCAAG ACCTACACCATTGACCGGCAGGTGCCCGACAGCGCTGCCACGGGCACCGCCTACCTCTGTGGAGTGAAGGCCAACGCCAAGACTCTGGGACTGAGCGGGGCAGCTGTCTATGGAAAATGCCACACCACCTTTGGCAACGAAGTGGACTCTGTCCTGCACCGGGCCAGGCTGGCGG GCAAGTCTGTGGGCATCGTGACGACCACGCGGGTGCAGCACGCGTCCCCTGGGGCAGCCTACGCGCACTCAGCCAGCCGGGGCTGGTACGCTGACGCCAACATGCCCAAGGAGGCCCTGCGGGATGGCTGCAAGGACATCGCCTACCAGCTGGTGCACAACACTGACATCAAC GTGATCCTGGGTGGCGGGAGGATGTACATGACCCCCAAGCAGACTCTGGACCCCGAGTACCCGGAGGACCCAGATCAAAATGGCACCAGGAAGGACGGCCGGGACTTGATTGCTGAGTGGCTGAGTGCCAAGCAG GGTGCTCGCTATGTCTGGGACAAGAAGGGCCTGGATGCAGTTGAAGCTGACTCCGTGAGCCACCTTATGG GCCTCTTCGAGCCCAAGGACATGAGGTACGAGCTGAACCGCAACACATCCACAGACCCCTCCATCGTGGAGATGACGGAAAAGGCCATCCGCATCCTGCGCAGGAACCCCAATGGCTTCTTCCTCTTTGTGGAAGATGA CCACATTCCCCATGCAGGTGGCAGAATTGACCACGGCCACCACAGTGGCCGGGCCAAGCAGGCACTGATGGAGGCGGTGATGCTGGACCGGGCGGTGGCACGGGCGGGCGAGCTCACCTCCCCTGCTGACACCCTGACCGTGGTGACAGCCGATCACTCCCACGTCTTCACTTTTGGGGGCAGCACGCCACGTGGCAACTCCATCTTCG GGCTGGCCCCCAAGAAAGCCAAGGACAAGCGAGCCTACACTAGCATCCTCTATGGCAATGGTCCTGGCTACAGCATCCGTGATGGGGCTCGTCCAGCTGccagcctccctgctgcag AGGACAAGGACTACAGAcagcaggcagctgtgcccctggaGACAGAGACTCACAGTGGGGAAGACGTGGTCGTGCTGGCCCAGGGCCCCATGGCCCACCTCTTCCACGgagtgcaggagcagcactaCATCGCCCATGCCATGGCCTACGCTGCCTGCCTTGAGCCCTATGCCACAGAGCCTGGGTGCAGGGCAACCCGCAGAGCCTCCCATGGCACACAgtgctccccacagcccctgctcgccctcctggccctgtgcatGGCTGCCCTCATAGTGAGGGGCTGA